GGCGACGCAGCGACACTGCGCGGTGCACTGGCGCACCCGGCGGAGGGCGCATTCCACGCCATGGTCGCCAACGGCCTGCGCCCGGACAAAGCGATGTCGGACTTGCTGGCGTACGTGCTCTGTGAATACGGCGAACGCACCATCGCGCCGATGACCGAGTGCTTTTACACGGCGCTGGCACGGCCCACCTACCAGGAGGAGTTCTACGTCGGCAAGATGGAGTCCGAGCACGAGATCATCATGTGCGTCCTGACGGGTATCGCCAGCCCGGCCTGCACCGAGCTGTTCCTCGCCTTCTTCAACGAGCGCGAGGGCTTCTCTGAGAACTATCTGTACCTCTGCAAGCACCTGCTCGACGTGGTGGGCAAGACCCAGTCTGCGCAGTTGGTGGAGCCCATCATGGACCTGCTGCGCTTTGAGCAGAAAATCATCGGCGGCGACCCTGCCTTCATGAAAAAGATATTCAAGGCCATCGGCCAGCTGGGCACCAAGGCCGATGCCGCCGTGCTGGCCAGCCGCTTCCATGCGGCCGCCGAAGAAAGACCGGATGTGCTGCTGGCGTATGAAGCCACGCTGGCGCGTTTGGAGAAAAAGAAAGCCTGACGCGTTCAGAGCGGCTGGGATGGCATGGGCCCGGCAAGCTGCTGGGCTTCGCCCCATGCACTACAGCTTCGACGAAGTAAGAGCAAAGAGCAGCGCCCAAACGCTCTCATTTTCATAGCTGCCAGCGCTTATTTATTAAGCGCTGGAGCCACTTTTTATTCAAATCTGGGGCTGCAGCCCGATCAGACAGCCCCGCACCACACCTGCGCGTCCGTGATCGCCGCCACGTCCACCCGTGCAGGCAAGATGCCGTCGCGGGCGGATCGGTCGGCCACCGTCTGCAGGGCCGTGACGTCGGCCTGCGTTACCGGCCGGGCCGCGATGGCGGCGCGCCCGGTGATGGTGCGGGCGGCTTCGATGGGCAGGCGGGTGAGCTGGGTGTAGACCTGGGCATAGGCCTCGCGGTGGGCCAGGGCCCAGTCGCCTGCGCGGGTAAGGCGGTCGAGGTATTGGACGATGGCGACGCGTTTGGCGGGGTCGGCGTGCGCGCCAATATGAGCGCATCGTGGCTGGCGCAGATGGGCTGGGATGTGTGGGTGCTGGACATGACCACCAGCGCCAACTACACCTTGCGCCACATCCCCGGCGCGTGGTTTGTGGTTCGATCGCAGCTGGCGCAGGCACTGCAGACCATCCCCCAAGCAACGCACTATGTGCTGACCTGCGGCAGCAGCCTGCTGGCCCGCTACGCGGCAGTGGATGTGGCCCGCACCACCGGCGCCAACGTGCAGGTGCTCGAAGGCGGCACCCTGGCCTGGATTGCCCAAGGCCTGCCGCTGGAGCAAGGCGAAACCCATCTGGCCTCACCCCGCATCGACCGCTACCGCCGCCCCTACGAAGGCACCGACAGCCCACGCGAGGCGATGCAGGCTTACCTGGACTGGGAGTTTGGGCTGGTGGAGCAATTGGGGCGCGATGGGACGCATGGCTTTCGGGTGATTTGAGCGTGCATTGGGCAGTCTGCGGCGCTGCACAGGTTTTGGATGGGGTATGAACCTGCTTGAAACGTTCAAGCGGAGCTTGGCGAAGCGCCGCGCAAGGCATCGACAAGCTCAGCCCGAACGGATATTTCTGGCGCAAAGAAGCAGGCACACGGATAGCAAGGGTGTGTATCCGCTCAACCCACCCACCACCGTTCACGCTGAGCCTGTCGAAGCGCAGAGCAAAGCTTCGACAAGCTCAGCCAGAACGGGTATCAACGCACTCACTCATGCGCTGACACACCCCGCACGGCGCGCTCCACCGCCTCGCGGGTCAGCGTGGGAGCAAAGGTCTCGATGAAGCTGTAGGCATAACCCCGCAGCCAGGTGCCCCGGCGCACGCCCAGGCGGGTGACGTTGACCTCGAACAGGTGGCGCGCATCCAGCATGCGCAAGTGGCGGTCTCGCTCGGGGTCCACCGCGATGGAGGCCACGATGCCCACGCCCATGCCCAGTTCCACATAGGTCTTGATCACGTCGGCATCCATGGCCGAGAGCACCACCTCGGGCTTGAGCCCCTCGCGGGCGAAGGCCTCGTCGATGTGCGAACGGCCGGTGTAGCCCAGCTCGTAGGTGATGATGGGGAAGGCCTGCAACTGCTGCAGCGTCACGGGCTCTTGCAGATCGAGCAGCGGGTGGCCCGGCGGCACGACGATGCTGTGCGTCCAGCGGTAGCACGGCAGGGTGACCAGGGCGTCGTAGTGCGACAGCGCCTCGGTGGCCACGCCAATGTCGGCCTCGCCGCTGAGCAGCATCTCTGCCACCTGCTTGGGCGAGCCCTGGTGCAAATGCAGCGAAACCTGCGGAAACATGGCTCGGAAGTCGCGCACCACATGGGGCAAGGCATAGCGTGCCTGCGAGTGCGTCGCGGCAATGGACAGGCGCCCCTCGTGGCTGGAGCTGTAGTCCTGCCCGGCACGCTTGAGGTTGTCGGCATCTTGCAGCAGGCGCTCCACAATCGGCAGCACCGCTTGGCCGGGGGGCGTGAGGCCCGTCAGCCGCTTGCCTGCGCGCACAAAAATCTCGATGCCCAGCTCTTCTTCCAGTTCACGGATCTGGCGGCTCACGCCAGGTTGGGAGGTGTAGAGCAAGGCGGCCACCTCGGTCAGGTTGAAGCCGCAGCGCACGGCCTCGCGAACGGAACGCAGTTGTTGGAAGTTCATTGTTGTGTGGTTCTTTCGCAAGCGATGGAGAGCGAAAGGGTTCGGGCCCTGGAGGCCGCTGCGGGCGGTGTGTGTGAGCACGCCATGCGGCACGGCACTGCACCGAAGGACTTGCAGCAGGGCCGCGGCCCCATCCCTTCGCATGACAGGCGCCAAGGTGCTGGCGCACGCCATGCCCTTACTGTAGAAGGCCGCGCGCATAACGATAAATGGTCATTCGCAATAAGCTCGGACTCAGCTGTTTTCGGCGTGAGCTCATGCCCCACAGCTATGTGCGCGCCCTGCCAGCCGCGGTCTGCAGGCACAGCGCAAGGCGGCAAAATCATCAAAAATGATAGCTACCAGCGCTTATTTAATAAGTGCTAGAGCCCGTTTTCATTCAAAACCCGAGTGACAGCTGCGCGATCAGTCCGCCAGAAGTTTCTGCGCCGCCTTGTTGCGCTTGGACACCGCCAGCTGCAGCGGTGTGCGGCCCTGGCGGTCGCAGTGGGTGCGGTCGGCCCCAGCCTGCAGCAACAGGGGAATGCAACCGGTCGCCTTGTGCTCCACCGCCTCATGCAAGGTGTTGCCTCCGTGATGCAGCACCCGGTTCGGGTTGGCACCATGGGCCAGCAGCAGCGCCACCTTGGCTTCAGACTGGGCGTGGATAGCGGCCTCCAAGGGGGTGTGCTGCGCATCGGCGGGCGGCTCGGCGGGCACGCCCAGCGCGAGCAGCATGTCCACCATCTCCACAGGCCGGTCCACGATGCGGCTGCTGAAATCCTGCAGGCAACTGGTGGCGGCATTCAGCCAAGCGGCGTCCCGCGCCGGAAATGCCTCGGGTGCGCTGCGCTGCACCAGGTCTCGCATCGTGGCCACGTCCGTGCCTTCGTGCTTGGTGGTGCATTGCGCCAGCAATCGGGACTCGGCCATGGGGTCGATGCACATCAGCGCATGGTCCCCCGGCCGCCACAGCCGGTCCAACGCAGGGAGGTTCCCCTCGTCCACGGCCCTGCCCAGCAAGCCATGCCGATGGGCTTCGTCCGGCGGGGCCTGCGCCAGCAGCGCGTCCAGCCGCGCATGGTCGTGGTACGAGATGGCGTGGAGTTGCTGCTCTGGGGCGTCGCACTCCAGCGCATAGCGCGGCCAAATCACCTGACCGCCGTGCGCCATGAGCAGGTCGCGCAGCGCCTGGTGCACCCCCCCGGCCAGGGCCGAATCCCCGTGGTGGCTCACTGCGTTGACCGCTGCGCCCCGCTCCAGCAACCACTGCGCGGCCTGCACGGCCATGGTCACCGGCTTGCCTAAATAGTGCGTTGCATCGGCCAGTTGCATCAAGGGCGTGCGTCCCTCGTCGTCCACAGCGTTCACCTCCACACCTGCGTCCACCAGCGTCTGCATCAGCGCAATGTCAAACGCCCGGGCCGCGCAGTGCAGCGGAAATACGGGCAATGTGTAGCTGGGCATGTGGGTGACCAGCGCCAGGGGGTCGGGCCGCGCCCCGGCTTGCAGCAGGGCAATGATGGCGTCGGTCGGCAACACGCCGCTGGCCTTGCCCGCCTGCGGTGTGAGCAAATGCACGATGAGTGGGCGGTGGTAAAGCACGGTGTTGGGGTCCAGGCCGTGGTGGTGCACCAGGTTCAAGACCTCGCCGTAGTGTTCTTTGGAGAGCAACTGGTGCACTTCTTCCAGCGGGTCCAGCTTGCGCACAGCGGCCTCAAACTGCTTGCGCGTGACGGGCTTGGGGCCGTTGAGCCACAAGCCTTCCGCCTTGGGGCCGTTGTGCCATTCGCAGCCAAAGAGCTTCGCGCCTCGCTCCATCAACCCGGGCGGCCAGCTTGCAGCGGCCAGCAGGTTCCATGGCCCGAGGACAGCCAGCTCGGCACACAGCTGCGCGGCGCCCGCAAACTCAAAAGAGACCCCAGCGTCTTCGCCCAGGCCGAGCATGGTGCCCAGCACACGGGCCTGGTCTGGCAGCGGCAGTTGGGCGGTGGCCTGGGCCTCGGCAGCCCAGGCGGCAGCCTGCACACGGGACGCAAAATAGACGGTGTAGTGCAGGCGGGACTCAGACATGGTGCGGGTTCAACGGCAAGGGCAAAACACAGCGGTATGCGGCGGCTGGCTGCAGCGCATCAGCTCTTTTTCTTTTCCAGCTTCTTGAGGGTGGCCTCGTACGCCTCGGCCACATCGGTGCGGGTTTCGGCAGACACATCAAAGCGGCTGGCCAGCACCGCCGCATCGGCCTTGGCACCCAACTGGCCAATGGCTTTGAAGACCTTTTTCATGAAGGCTGCGTCGCCGCCCAGGATGTGCTTTTCACAGCGCAGCAAGTCGATGATCGGCTCCACCAGTTGCGGTGACTGGACTTTGCCCACCACGTCGAGCAAGCGCTTGTAGTGGTGCAGGTGGGCCTCGGAGAAGCCCTCGCGCAGATGGAAGAACGCCAGGAACAGGTCGGCAAACGCGGGGATGGGAGCCTCTGCCAGGATGCGGGCGATGGTGGCGTGCTCGAGCTTCAGTTTGCCCGCATAGAACGGTTCGTACTCCGGGTAAAAGGCCAGCTCAGCGTGAAAGCTCTGGGTCAGCGGGGCCACCAAGTGCTCGCCAAAGCTGCTGAGCACCGACACCAGCAGCTTGGACTCTTCCCAGTAGTGCGGGCGCAGGCCATGGGTCACCATCGCATCGAACGCGCCGGGGGCCGGGTGTGCCAGCGCGCCGCGCACCATCTCCTCGTCAAAGTGCCCGTGCACCAGGTGAGAGAACGCATCGCCCAGCAAGGCCAGGTCGGTGATGGCGTAGAGCTGCGGCCAATCCTTGGTCTCCATCAGCTTCGCGATGCGCAAGGCTTCGATGCTTTCTGGGGTGCGCACATACGGCTCCTCAGGCAACTCCAGCTGCAGGGTCACCCGCTCGGCGCTGAGATGGCTGCTCACATGCAGTCGCTGGTAGCGCCGCCCTGCCAGGGGCGCCAGCGTGGCCAGCGGGTTGTCATCGACCCACAGGGATTCCAAAGCCGCGCAGTGGGCTAACGGAGCCAGGTCAGTGATCCGGTTGCCGTTCACATGCAAACATTTGAGGGTGGGGTAGCTGGCAACGAACGACAAATCCGTGATGCGGTTGTGCGACAGGTACAGGCTCTCGAGCCTGGGCAACTGGAGCCCCGCCGGGAAGTGGGTGAACTTGTTGTTCCACGCGAACAGCGTCTTTACATTCAGGCCGTTGAGTGTCTCGAAGTCTTTGAAGTCGCAGTACGCAATGGTCAGCGAGTTCAGATGGGGCAAAGCTTTGAGGGCCTGCAGGTTGGTGAACTGCAGGCGCTCCAGGCTCAAGCGCCGAAGCCCCTGGATGTGAGCCAGGCGCGACAGATCGACCGGCTGCGCCGTGCGGTTGCTGCGCAGGTCGATGTCCAGGATGTCATCGCAGTCGGCGATCTGGTCCAGATCGGCATCGGTGAATTTCTCCAGGTGCAGGCCGTCGGCATGGTTCAGCACACGGATGGGGCTATGAATGCGGTCGGTCCATTTGGGCTTGGTGGTCATGGCGTCAGGCTGTGAAAAGGGGATGGAGGGGACCGGTGGCTGCGGCAGCGCCGACCTGCCTTCAACCCAGGGTTTTGAGGTAGCGGACGCAAAGCTGGCCGATGGCATCGCACAGCACATCGTTGGTGGGTGGTGCACCTGGCGCCATGGGCAAATCAATCGCTTCGCGCAGCACCCAGTCGTCGCCCTCTACCTGCGAGAAGCGGATGCGCATGACAGACCAATCGAAGACATGGACACCCATTTCCACCGCGCCGCTGCGGCTGAGGTACGACTTGGTGCGCGACAGCTTCAGGCCACGGAAGTAGTCGTCGTATTCCAGGTACAACAGGCCAGGCGGCACACGCGGGTCTTCGCCCGAACCCAGCCGCGCGATCACGTCCTTGAGGCAGGTGCGCAGCCAATCCGGGTATTGGCTGGAGGTCCAGTCCGTGGGCCCGTCGATCAATCCGGGCGCGCGCTCCCAGGTGGCGCGCTGGGCGGTGCCGTCTGCGGCCTTGGGCTTGGCGGGCTTTTTGGGTGCTACCGAGGTGGTCAACACCGCCACTCGGGCCTCGTACTCGGTGCCACGGAACAGGCGCACATCGGCAGCCACGAGCTTGCCTTGGGCCGCCAGGGCCTCGGCCAGCACGGCGGCCACATCCAGGTTGCCAGCGCTGACGGCCAGACGCAGCGGGGTGCGACCACGGGCATTGGCAGCGGCGGGGTCCAGGCCCCATTCGAACAACTGGCGGGTGGTGGCGACAGGGTCGACCCCTCGCTGCCACGCCACCGAGATGCCAGCGCGGCTCAGGTTCAGACCGTCCACATCGCCAGCACAGTGCATCAGCGCGTTGGTGCCTGCGGGGGTGATGAACTGCACATTGGCGCCGCGGTCATTCAAAAAGCGCAACAGCGGCACACTCCCCATGTAGGCGGCCATGAGCACCGGGTTGTACATCTCGCGGTGATCCATCGCCTCGATGTCGGCACCGGCCGCCAGCAGCATATCGACCGCCTGGAACACCATTTCGGCATGCCCCGCCTGGGCGTCATCACGCCGAAATGGGATGCTGCAAATCTCGCCACGCATGTCCCCCAGCCCGAGGGCGATGCACAGCGCGGGGTCCTTGGTCTTGCGGGGATCGCCCCCTGCCGCCAGCACCATACCCAGCCGCTCCAAAGAGCGCCCCCCGGTATCACCCAACAACTGCTCACAACACACGGCCAAAGGCGTGGCATTGCGGTTCTTGCGCTTGTTGGGATCAGCCCCACGCTCCAGCATCAAGCGCAGCAACGCGAGTTGTGCGTCCATGCGCTGAGCGGCACAAGCGTCGTCCGGGCCATCGGAGTACACCCAGTGGGCGTTGCAGACCCACTGCGACGCGGGGTACTGGGACACGCTGATTCGGTCGGGGTGGACGCCGGAGCAGACCAGGCGCTCTATTTCGGCCATGAGCGCATCGAATCCGATGTCGTGTTCGAGTGTGAAAGAAGTGGCCATGGGAAACTATGAACAGGTCAAAAAATGCCAGGGTCAGGCCTTGGCCAACACCGCCAGCTCTTGGCGCAGCAGCAACTGCACCTCGGTTGGCTCGAACTGGCCCTGCAGCAGCGGGATGGCGAAGCGGTATTCAGCCTCTTGCTTGCGCAGCACGTAGGCCAGTTGCAGCCGGGCCAGCGACTGGCGCAGGGCCTGCGCGTCGGCCATGATGCCGTGGCTTTGCAGCAGCTGCGCCAGGGCCACTAGGCTGGTCTGCCCGGTCTGGGCGGTGTGGTAGACCACCACACGGTCGAGACGGCAGGCGGCTTCGTCCTGGCTCAGGCGCCCCCAGCCGGCCAATGCGTCTTGCACCGCCTGCGAGGCCAGGGCCTGGTTCAGGTGGTGGGCTTCGATGGCGCGCTCGCCGGGTTGCAGGGCCTCCAGGCATTCTTGGCACAGGATGGCCACCAGGTTGGCGCGCTGGCCGCTGGCATCGATGAGGCGCTCGACCAGCGCATCGCTGGCAAAGCCCAGGCGCAGGCGGCGCAGCGGCTCGGTGGCCAGTTCGCGGCAGGCGGCGCGCTCGAGCCCGCCGATGGTCAGCACTTCGCCAAAATTGCGCAGGGGGCTTTGGTAGTCGAGCACCGCGGTGGCATACAAATCCCAGAACCCTGCCAGCATGAACCAGCAGCGGCCCTCTTCGCTGAGCGAGCGCAGGGTGGACAACTGCGCATAGCCTTGGTCCGACTCGGCACGGAAGAACTGGTCGGCCTCGTCGATCAACAGCACCAGCCGCTTGCCCACCGCCTGCGCCTGCAGGTGGGCCACGATGTCTTCGAGCGTGGTGTGGGCGGGCAGGCCCAGTTGCAGCGCCAGGCGTGGGGCCAGCCGGTGGTCGCGCAGCGATACGTAGTGGCACACGGTGTGCGGGTGGCCCTGCAGGCGGCGCTGTACGGCTTTGAGCAAGCTGCTTTTGCCCAACTGGCGCCCGCCCACCACCAGGTAATTGGCGGGCTCTCGGGTGACCACGCGGGCCAGCAGCTGCGCGCGGCCAAAGAACGAGCCTTCGCGCGTGACGCCACCGCGCGTCTGGTACGGCGAGATGCGGGTGATGCGCAGCTGGGTGGACAGCAGGCGCAGCAGCACCTGCAGGGCCTGGCCGCCCAGCAGCCATTCGGTCAGGCTGGCGCTGTCCACCATCACATGCAGGTTGGCGCTGTCTTCGCAATGGGCGCGTAGCAGGGGGAACGGGGCCTCAAGGCTGTGCTCGCTCAGCACCAGCAGCACGTCGCTGCCAGTCTGCGCAGCACGCAGGCTTTGCACCAGGGCCGCTTCGTCGAGCCCCGGCGTGGGCACCAGCACCAGGCAGCGGTCCAGCGACACGGGCAGGTCGGGGGCAAATTGCCACTCCAGCACCACGCCAGGCAGGGCCCAGTCGGCACTGGTCTGCTGGCGGGCCACCACTTTATCGGCCAGGGCATGGGCCAGTGCGACACCGCCGCTTTGGGCAGATTGCACGGCGTTGCGCCAGTCGGCCGTGCGTATCTGGGCCGCCAGCAAGGTGCCCTGCAGGCGGCCCACCATACGCAGCAACTTGTCGAGCTGGGGCAGCCGGGCCAGCGGTGTGCGCCGCAGCCGCGCTGGCCGCAGTTGCGCAGGTCCGATGAGCGGGTGGCGCAGGAACCATACAACCGCCCCGCCCACAAAGATCAGACCGCACCAGAGTATGAGGGAGCGCAGCCAGCCAAACGGGTCGCTGGCAGGTGCAGGTGTAGGTGCGGGCGCAAAGTCGTCGGCAGCGTTTTCCAAGCAATTGATGGGCAGGTAGCCCGCTGGGATGGGCGGGCGCCCAGGGCGACAGGACCAGGTGGTGGTGCCTGGCGTGAGCCGCAACAGAACCTGCGTGCCCGAGAGCTTGCCCAGCTCGGGGTTGGGCAGAACGTCGGCCTGCAACTGGTAGGGCCCTGGCGAGGTCACGCGCAGCAAGCGCTGGCCCGTGGGCGGGGCATAGCGTGCGATGTCTTCAGGCCAGTGCCCCTCTTCGTTGGAGGCCTGCATCAGTGCCACACGCCACTGCACCAGCTCACCCCACACCGGCCCGGCGCCTTCTGCGCCCAGCACTGCGCCCTTGGTGGCAGGGTTGAGCTTGGGGGTAAGCACGGCGCTACCAACGAACAGCGTCACTGCGGCAATGACCACGCCACGCAGCACAGGGCGCGAGAGCAGTGGGCTCAGCAACAGGTTCAATCGTTCGAGCATGATTCCAGCACCATCAAACCGGCCTCGCGCACGATGGGGCAGCGCCAATGCAGCCGCGCAGCGTCACCCGCGCCGCGCACGTGGATGAGGTTGCCCCAGAACAGCCGGCGCAGGTTGTCGTCTTGCAAGTAGGGGCGGGCACGGCCCAGATCAGGGGCCTGCAGCAGTTGTGCCAGGCGCTGGCGCGAGGCCGGTGCCTGCGCCAGCGGCAAGAAGGTTTGCCACAGGCGCGCACTGCCCAGCAGGTGGCTGCGCAGCGCGCCCGCAGCCACCACATCGCCCTGCAGTGCGGCGGTGCCGTGGTCTACCAACCATTGCAGCCCCTCTTCAAACAATGCGGGGTGCGCACCGCTGAGGTCTTGCAGAGCGGCCAGCACGGGCACGGCCCAGGACTGCTCGGGCCAGCGGTGGCGGGCCAGCACCACCAGGTCGTCCAGCGTGGGCTCGGGCCAATGGTGGACCTGGGCGATGTTGAGCAGCGACAAGTCGCCGCTGCGGTACTTGAGGTCGGCCAGCGCCTCGCCGCCGCACAGCAGCAGGTGCAGGCGGCCGCTGTGCATTTCGCTCAGGCTGCGCAAAATGCCCGCCAGGGTTTCGCGCAGTGCAGGGGTGCCCTGCTCGAAGCGGCTGACCAGGCAAAACAGCCGCTCGCCCGCGAGCAAGCGCTGCTCCAGCGCGGCTTCAAATTCATAGTCGGAGGTGACTTCGCCCAGCCCACACTGGCGGCCGATGGCAGCAAAGTATTCGTCGGCCGCCGTGCTCACGCTGTAGGGCGG
This Acidovorax sp. 106 DNA region includes the following protein-coding sequences:
- a CDS encoding CysB family HTH-type transcriptional regulator; the protein is MNFQQLRSVREAVRCGFNLTEVAALLYTSQPGVSRQIRELEEELGIEIFVRAGKRLTGLTPPGQAVLPIVERLLQDADNLKRAGQDYSSSHEGRLSIAATHSQARYALPHVVRDFRAMFPQVSLHLHQGSPKQVAEMLLSGEADIGVATEALSHYDALVTLPCYRWTHSIVVPPGHPLLDLQEPVTLQQLQAFPIITYELGYTGRSHIDEAFAREGLKPEVVLSAMDADVIKTYVELGMGVGIVASIAVDPERDRHLRMLDARHLFEVNVTRLGVRRGTWLRGYAYSFIETFAPTLTREAVERAVRGVSAHE
- a CDS encoding ankyrin repeat domain-containing protein — encoded protein: MSESRLHYTVYFASRVQAAAWAAEAQATAQLPLPDQARVLGTMLGLGEDAGVSFEFAGAAQLCAELAVLGPWNLLAAASWPPGLMERGAKLFGCEWHNGPKAEGLWLNGPKPVTRKQFEAAVRKLDPLEEVHQLLSKEHYGEVLNLVHHHGLDPNTVLYHRPLIVHLLTPQAGKASGVLPTDAIIALLQAGARPDPLALVTHMPSYTLPVFPLHCAARAFDIALMQTLVDAGVEVNAVDDEGRTPLMQLADATHYLGKPVTMAVQAAQWLLERGAAVNAVSHHGDSALAGGVHQALRDLLMAHGGQVIWPRYALECDAPEQQLHAISYHDHARLDALLAQAPPDEAHRHGLLGRAVDEGNLPALDRLWRPGDHALMCIDPMAESRLLAQCTTKHEGTDVATMRDLVQRSAPEAFPARDAAWLNAATSCLQDFSSRIVDRPVEMVDMLLALGVPAEPPADAQHTPLEAAIHAQSEAKVALLLAHGANPNRVLHHGGNTLHEAVEHKATGCIPLLLQAGADRTHCDRQGRTPLQLAVSKRNKAAQKLLAD
- a CDS encoding leucine-rich repeat domain-containing protein — protein: MTTKPKWTDRIHSPIRVLNHADGLHLEKFTDADLDQIADCDDILDIDLRSNRTAQPVDLSRLAHIQGLRRLSLERLQFTNLQALKALPHLNSLTIAYCDFKDFETLNGLNVKTLFAWNNKFTHFPAGLQLPRLESLYLSHNRITDLSFVASYPTLKCLHVNGNRITDLAPLAHCAALESLWVDDNPLATLAPLAGRRYQRLHVSSHLSAERVTLQLELPEEPYVRTPESIEALRIAKLMETKDWPQLYAITDLALLGDAFSHLVHGHFDEEMVRGALAHPAPGAFDAMVTHGLRPHYWEESKLLVSVLSSFGEHLVAPLTQSFHAELAFYPEYEPFYAGKLKLEHATIARILAEAPIPAFADLFLAFFHLREGFSEAHLHHYKRLLDVVGKVQSPQLVEPIIDLLRCEKHILGGDAAFMKKVFKAIGQLGAKADAAVLASRFDVSAETRTDVAEAYEATLKKLEKKKS
- a CDS encoding ankyrin repeat domain-containing protein, encoding MATSFTLEHDIGFDALMAEIERLVCSGVHPDRISVSQYPASQWVCNAHWVYSDGPDDACAAQRMDAQLALLRLMLERGADPNKRKNRNATPLAVCCEQLLGDTGGRSLERLGMVLAAGGDPRKTKDPALCIALGLGDMRGEICSIPFRRDDAQAGHAEMVFQAVDMLLAAGADIEAMDHREMYNPVLMAAYMGSVPLLRFLNDRGANVQFITPAGTNALMHCAGDVDGLNLSRAGISVAWQRGVDPVATTRQLFEWGLDPAAANARGRTPLRLAVSAGNLDVAAVLAEALAAQGKLVAADVRLFRGTEYEARVAVLTTSVAPKKPAKPKAADGTAQRATWERAPGLIDGPTDWTSSQYPDWLRTCLKDVIARLGSGEDPRVPPGLLYLEYDDYFRGLKLSRTKSYLSRSGAVEMGVHVFDWSVMRIRFSQVEGDDWVLREAIDLPMAPGAPPTNDVLCDAIGQLCVRYLKTLG
- a CDS encoding AAA family ATPase — protein: MLERLNLLLSPLLSRPVLRGVVIAAVTLFVGSAVLTPKLNPATKGAVLGAEGAGPVWGELVQWRVALMQASNEEGHWPEDIARYAPPTGQRLLRVTSPGPYQLQADVLPNPELGKLSGTQVLLRLTPGTTTWSCRPGRPPIPAGYLPINCLENAADDFAPAPTPAPASDPFGWLRSLILWCGLIFVGGAVVWFLRHPLIGPAQLRPARLRRTPLARLPQLDKLLRMVGRLQGTLLAAQIRTADWRNAVQSAQSGGVALAHALADKVVARQQTSADWALPGVVLEWQFAPDLPVSLDRCLVLVPTPGLDEAALVQSLRAAQTGSDVLLVLSEHSLEAPFPLLRAHCEDSANLHVMVDSASLTEWLLGGQALQVLLRLLSTQLRITRISPYQTRGGVTREGSFFGRAQLLARVVTREPANYLVVGGRQLGKSSLLKAVQRRLQGHPHTVCHYVSLRDHRLAPRLALQLGLPAHTTLEDIVAHLQAQAVGKRLVLLIDEADQFFRAESDQGYAQLSTLRSLSEEGRCWFMLAGFWDLYATAVLDYQSPLRNFGEVLTIGGLERAACRELATEPLRRLRLGFASDALVERLIDASGQRANLVAILCQECLEALQPGERAIEAHHLNQALASQAVQDALAGWGRLSQDEAACRLDRVVVYHTAQTGQTSLVALAQLLQSHGIMADAQALRQSLARLQLAYVLRKQEAEYRFAIPLLQGQFEPTEVQLLLRQELAVLAKA